The following proteins come from a genomic window of Micromonospora echinofusca:
- the pstS gene encoding phosphate ABC transporter substrate-binding protein PstS — translation MKLQRHGTLACLALTATLALSACGSDNNEPASSASASGSAAAADCATGTLNAQGSSAQKNAMDEWIKAYQQKCSGAKINYEPSGSGAGIQAFIAGTADFAGSDSALKEEEQPQANAKCVGGAAINLPMVIGPVAIAYNVNGVDNLQLKPATLAKIFAGKVTKWDDPAIKADNPDAKLPSTAINAVHRSDSSGTTDNFTDFLTKTAAADWTFGKAKEWKAPGGTGAAKSDGVASAIKNQDGTIGYVEWSYAENGGLKTAKVGNGAGEFAELTAESAGKTIAGAEVVGQGDDLKMKIDYNTKEAGAYPIVLVTYEIVCSKGLAADKLPLVKGFLGHAASPAGQADLTELGYAPLPESVRTKVEAAVKNLA, via the coding sequence GTGAAGCTCCAGCGGCACGGCACTCTCGCCTGCCTCGCTCTTACCGCGACGCTCGCTCTCAGCGCATGCGGCTCGGACAACAACGAGCCCGCGAGCAGCGCCTCCGCCTCCGGGTCGGCCGCCGCCGCCGACTGCGCCACCGGCACGCTGAACGCCCAGGGCTCGTCGGCGCAGAAGAACGCGATGGACGAGTGGATCAAGGCGTACCAGCAGAAGTGCTCCGGTGCCAAGATCAACTATGAGCCGTCCGGCTCGGGCGCCGGCATCCAGGCCTTCATCGCCGGCACCGCCGACTTCGCCGGCTCGGACTCCGCCCTCAAGGAGGAGGAGCAGCCGCAGGCCAACGCCAAGTGCGTCGGCGGCGCGGCCATCAACCTGCCGATGGTGATCGGCCCGGTCGCCATCGCCTACAACGTCAACGGCGTGGACAACCTCCAGCTCAAGCCGGCCACCCTGGCGAAGATCTTCGCCGGCAAGGTGACCAAGTGGGACGACCCGGCGATCAAGGCCGACAACCCCGACGCCAAGCTGCCGTCGACCGCCATCAACGCGGTGCACCGCTCGGACTCGTCCGGCACCACCGACAACTTCACCGACTTCCTCACCAAGACCGCCGCGGCCGACTGGACCTTCGGCAAGGCCAAGGAGTGGAAGGCCCCGGGCGGCACCGGCGCGGCGAAGTCCGACGGCGTGGCCAGCGCCATCAAGAACCAGGACGGCACCATCGGCTACGTCGAGTGGTCGTACGCCGAGAACGGTGGCCTGAAGACCGCCAAGGTCGGCAACGGCGCGGGCGAGTTCGCCGAACTGACCGCCGAGTCGGCCGGCAAGACCATCGCCGGCGCCGAGGTGGTCGGCCAGGGCGACGACCTGAAGATGAAGATCGACTACAACACCAAGGAGGCCGGGGCCTACCCGATCGTCCTGGTGACCTACGAGATCGTCTGCTCCAAGGGCCTCGCCGCCGACAAGCTCCCGCTGGTCAAGGGCTTCCTCGGCCACGCCGCCAGCCCCGCGGGCCAGGCCGACCTGACCGAGCTGGGCTACGCCCCGCTGCCCGAGTCGGTCCGCACCAAGGTCGAGGCCGCGGTCAAGAACCTCGCCTGA
- the mshD gene encoding mycothiol synthase produces the protein MSNPEASSGRVTRAERLSPTEIADVTTLARAAGDTDGADPFDEHVLLRLRDPDAPAVHLTARADDGTLAGYAHLDTTDAATGVGVELVVHPAHRRRGTGRALARGVLAAADGPLRVWAHGDHPSAAALAVDLGLRRARVLWQLRRPLTAPIPEHPLPDGVTLRAFWPGADDEEWLALNARAFAEHPEQGRWSPADLRVRLDEPWFDPEGFLLAVDGATGRLLGFHWTKVHERPGSARIGEVYVLGVDPSAHRGGLGRALTAAGLAYLRDRRDLDRVMLYVDESNTAAVALYERLGFARWSAHVNYQSA, from the coding sequence ATGAGCAATCCCGAAGCGAGCAGCGGCCGGGTGACCCGGGCCGAACGCCTCAGCCCCACGGAGATCGCCGACGTGACGACCCTCGCCCGGGCCGCCGGCGACACGGACGGGGCGGACCCGTTCGACGAGCACGTCCTGCTGCGCCTCCGCGACCCGGACGCGCCGGCGGTGCACCTGACCGCCCGGGCGGACGACGGCACGCTGGCCGGCTACGCGCACCTGGACACCACCGACGCGGCCACCGGGGTCGGCGTCGAGCTGGTGGTGCACCCGGCCCACCGGCGGCGCGGCACGGGGCGGGCGCTGGCCCGGGGCGTCCTGGCGGCGGCCGACGGCCCGCTGCGGGTCTGGGCGCACGGCGACCACCCCTCGGCCGCCGCGCTCGCCGTCGACCTGGGGCTGCGCCGGGCCCGGGTGCTCTGGCAGCTGCGCCGGCCGCTGACCGCCCCGATCCCGGAGCACCCGCTGCCGGACGGGGTGACGCTGCGCGCGTTCTGGCCCGGCGCCGACGACGAGGAATGGCTGGCGCTCAACGCGCGGGCCTTCGCCGAGCACCCCGAGCAGGGTCGTTGGTCCCCCGCCGACCTGCGCGTACGCCTCGACGAGCCGTGGTTCGACCCGGAGGGCTTCCTGCTCGCCGTCGACGGGGCGACCGGCCGGCTGCTCGGCTTCCACTGGACGAAGGTCCACGAGCGACCCGGCTCGGCCCGCATCGGCGAGGTCTACGTCCTCGGGGTGGACCCGTCGGCGCACCGCGGCGGGCTGGGCCGGGCGCTGACCGCGGCCGGCCTGGCGTACCTGCGGGACCGGCGGGACCTGGACCGGGTCATGCTCTACGTCGACGAGTCCAACACCGCCGCGGTCGCGCTCTACGAGCGGCTCGGCTTCGCCCGCTGGTCGGCGCACGTGAACTACCAGTCGGCCTGA
- a CDS encoding polysaccharide deacetylase family protein: MRIDHGGGGGSARTGQLFRDAPAARTIGLVAVVVAALLGSAYALGRSLVPDPPTSRSSVTTSATGPHYADQPPADDAPRRTPQGTPDTSPAEAGQDGGAGPDAPPPSSGPTDGPFGTQTTSGTALVALTFDDGPDPQYTPQVLALLREHQVRATFCVVGENAQRHPDLIRAIAADGHTLCNHSWNHDVTLGRRSPAAIRTDLLRTSDAIRAAVPDAPIAYYRQPGGAWTGQVVSVAQELGMTPLHWTVDPSDWAAPGAGRIAATVVAGVVPGSIVLLHDAGGDRQGTVDALRRILPELTSRFEVEALPDGVT; this comes from the coding sequence GTGCGCATCGACCACGGGGGCGGCGGCGGATCGGCACGGACGGGCCAACTCTTCCGGGACGCCCCGGCGGCGCGCACCATCGGTCTCGTCGCGGTGGTGGTCGCCGCGCTGCTCGGCTCCGCGTACGCCCTCGGGCGCAGCCTGGTCCCCGACCCGCCGACGTCCCGGTCCAGCGTGACCACCAGCGCCACCGGCCCGCACTACGCCGACCAGCCCCCGGCGGACGACGCCCCCCGCCGCACGCCGCAGGGCACCCCGGACACCAGCCCGGCGGAGGCGGGCCAGGACGGCGGAGCCGGCCCCGACGCGCCGCCGCCGTCGTCGGGCCCGACGGACGGGCCGTTCGGCACGCAGACCACCAGCGGCACCGCGCTGGTCGCGCTGACCTTCGACGACGGGCCGGACCCGCAGTACACCCCGCAGGTGCTCGCCCTGCTCCGCGAGCACCAGGTGCGGGCCACCTTCTGCGTGGTCGGCGAGAACGCGCAGCGCCACCCGGACCTGATCCGGGCCATCGCGGCCGACGGCCACACCCTGTGCAACCACAGCTGGAACCACGACGTCACCCTCGGCCGACGATCGCCCGCCGCCATCCGGACGGACCTGCTGCGCACCAGCGACGCGATCCGGGCGGCCGTGCCCGACGCGCCGATCGCGTACTACCGGCAGCCCGGCGGCGCCTGGACGGGGCAGGTGGTGTCGGTGGCCCAGGAGCTCGGCATGACGCCGCTGCACTGGACGGTGGACCCCTCGGACTGGGCGGCGCCGGGCGCCGGGCGGATCGCGGCGACGGTCGTCGCGGGAGTCGTACCCGGATCGATCGTGCTGCTGCACGACGCCGGCGGCGACCGACAGGGCACCGTGGACGCGTTGCGCCGCATCCTGCCGGAGCTGACCAGCAGGTTCGAGGTGGAGGCGCTGCCCGACGGGGTGACGTGA
- a CDS encoding winged helix-turn-helix transcriptional regulator, translated as MIVEILLLVTARAGEPSAVLPALDLLPHSVRTAPRDVRTLVAGPSPDAVLVDARSELSEARATCRMLHATGLGVPLVAVVTEAGLIALNADWGVDDVILAAAGPAEVEARLRLAVGRLSNATSGAGGSIRAGELTIDPDTYAAKLKGRPLDLTYKEFELLKFLAQHPGRVFTRDQLLREVWGYDYFGGTRTVDVHVRRLRAKLGSEYESMIGTVRQVGYKFVVPPSRSLPESEHAPLPV; from the coding sequence GTGATCGTGGAGATCCTGCTGCTGGTGACCGCACGCGCAGGCGAACCGTCCGCAGTGTTGCCGGCGCTCGACCTGCTGCCGCACTCGGTCCGTACCGCGCCCCGCGACGTCCGCACCCTGGTCGCCGGCCCCAGTCCGGACGCGGTGCTGGTCGACGCCCGCTCCGAGCTGAGCGAGGCCCGGGCCACCTGCCGGATGCTGCACGCCACCGGCCTCGGGGTGCCGCTGGTCGCGGTGGTCACCGAGGCCGGCCTGATCGCGCTCAACGCCGACTGGGGCGTCGACGACGTCATCCTCGCCGCCGCCGGCCCGGCCGAGGTGGAGGCCCGGCTGCGGCTCGCCGTCGGGCGGCTGAGCAACGCCACCTCCGGGGCGGGCGGCTCGATCCGCGCCGGCGAGCTGACGATCGACCCGGACACCTACGCCGCGAAGCTCAAGGGCCGCCCGCTCGACCTCACCTACAAGGAGTTCGAGCTGCTGAAGTTCCTGGCCCAGCACCCGGGCCGGGTGTTCACCCGCGACCAGCTCCTGCGCGAGGTGTGGGGCTACGACTACTTCGGCGGCACCCGCACGGTGGACGTGCACGTCCGGCGGCTGCGGGCCAAGCTCGGCTCCGAGTACGAGTCGATGATCGGCACGGTGCGGCAGGTGGGTTACAAGTTCGTCGTACCGCCCTCGCGCTCGCTGCCGGAGAGCGAGCACGCGCCCCTGCCGGTCTGA
- a CDS encoding LmeA family phospholipid-binding protein yields the protein MAHDDPYEERPRRRGRKVLITLVVLLLVLGGLIVVADRVAVGVAERAIADQVRQEIAKQGAQSSPPEVEVGGVPFLTQVLDGRYERISIALRDVQGSVRGDAVALPKLDVDARNVRASLDTIRSGQGDVVAETVDGTGTISYDSLAKLLDRPGLTLGEQNGRLAVTAPIDILGQRLTVTGTADITVGKEGQVALRFNDLNADGLPNQPLARTLLNNYARGISIDVPLPELPFQLAVREVRPLPEGLAVTADARNVPINSATG from the coding sequence GTGGCGCACGACGACCCGTACGAGGAGCGGCCCCGGCGACGCGGGCGCAAGGTGCTCATCACCCTCGTCGTGCTGCTGCTGGTCCTGGGCGGCCTGATCGTGGTGGCCGACCGGGTCGCCGTCGGGGTGGCCGAGCGGGCCATCGCCGACCAGGTCCGCCAGGAGATCGCCAAGCAGGGCGCGCAGTCCTCGCCGCCCGAGGTGGAGGTCGGCGGCGTCCCGTTCCTCACCCAGGTGCTCGACGGCCGCTACGAGCGCATCTCCATCGCGCTGCGCGACGTGCAGGGCTCGGTGCGGGGCGACGCGGTCGCGCTGCCGAAGCTCGACGTGGACGCCCGCAACGTGCGCGCCTCGCTCGACACCATCCGTTCCGGCCAGGGCGACGTGGTCGCCGAGACGGTCGACGGGACGGGCACCATCAGCTACGACAGCCTCGCCAAGCTGCTCGACCGGCCGGGGCTGACCCTCGGCGAGCAGAACGGCCGACTGGCCGTCACCGCCCCGATCGACATCCTCGGCCAGCGCCTCACCGTGACCGGCACGGCCGACATCACCGTCGGCAAGGAGGGGCAGGTGGCGCTGCGCTTCAACGACCTGAACGCCGACGGCCTGCCGAACCAGCCGCTGGCCCGGACGCTGCTGAACAACTACGCCCGCGGCATCTCCATCGACGTGCCCCTGCCCGAGCTGCCGTTCCAGCTCGCCGTCCGGGAGGTCCGGCCGCTGCCCGAGGGGCTGGCCGTCACCGCGGACGCCAGGAACGTGCCGATCAACTCCGCCACCGGCTGA
- a CDS encoding Ms5788A family Cys-rich leader peptide yields the protein MGTLLTKRRAVDLCRVATCLCRPVI from the coding sequence ATGGGGACGCTCCTCACCAAACGGCGCGCGGTCGACCTGTGCCGCGTGGCCACCTGCCTGTGTCGCCCCGTCATCTGA
- a CDS encoding sulfurtransferase, with translation MSRDTALVSAEWAEKNLDAPGVVFVEVDEDTSAYDTGHIAGAIKLDWKTDLQDQVRRDFVNKSQFEALLSERGISNDDTVILYGGNNNWFAAYAYWYFKLYGHRDVKLLDGGRKKWELDARPLVRDAVSRPATQYVAQEPDTSIRAFRDEVVAAIGTKNLVDVRSPDEFAGRLLAPAHLPQEQAQRAGHIPTAISVPWSKAANEDGTFKSDDELRKIYADAGLDDSRETIAYCRIGERSSHSWFVLQELLGHRNVKNYDGSWTEYGSLVGVPVALGDEPGEA, from the coding sequence ATGAGTCGCGACACCGCACTCGTCTCGGCCGAATGGGCCGAGAAGAACCTCGACGCCCCGGGCGTCGTCTTCGTCGAGGTCGACGAGGACACCTCGGCCTACGACACCGGCCACATCGCCGGCGCGATCAAGCTGGACTGGAAGACCGACCTCCAGGACCAGGTGCGCCGGGACTTCGTCAACAAGAGCCAGTTCGAGGCGCTGCTCTCCGAGCGGGGCATCAGCAACGACGACACCGTCATCCTCTACGGCGGCAACAACAACTGGTTCGCCGCGTACGCGTACTGGTACTTCAAGCTCTACGGGCACCGTGACGTGAAGCTGCTCGACGGCGGTCGCAAGAAGTGGGAGCTGGACGCCCGTCCGCTGGTCCGCGACGCGGTGAGCCGCCCCGCGACGCAGTACGTGGCGCAGGAGCCGGACACCTCGATCCGGGCCTTCCGCGACGAGGTCGTGGCCGCCATCGGCACCAAGAACCTGGTCGACGTGCGCAGCCCCGACGAGTTCGCCGGCCGGCTGCTCGCCCCCGCCCACCTGCCGCAGGAGCAGGCCCAGCGGGCCGGTCACATCCCCACGGCGATCAGCGTGCCGTGGTCCAAGGCGGCCAACGAGGACGGCACCTTCAAGTCGGACGACGAGCTGCGCAAGATCTACGCCGACGCCGGGCTGGACGACAGCCGCGAGACGATCGCGTACTGCCGGATCGGCGAGCGCTCCTCGCACTCGTGGTTCGTGCTGCAGGAGCTGCTCGGCCACCGCAACGTGAAGAACTACGACGGATCCTGGACCGAGTACGGCTCGCTGGTCGGCGTGCCGGTCGCGCTCGGCGACGAGCCCGGGGAGGCCTGA
- a CDS encoding DUF1416 domain-containing protein, whose translation MTAPTAAGCAAPDQAAPLPASLDLEKETVITGVVRSDAGEAVPGAYVRLLDSTGEFTAEVVTSPAGQFRFFAAPGSWTLRALSRHGNGDTAVTAARGINEVTVTVAS comes from the coding sequence ATGACCGCACCCACCGCTGCCGGCTGCGCCGCTCCCGACCAGGCCGCCCCGCTGCCCGCGAGCCTGGACCTGGAGAAGGAGACCGTGATCACCGGCGTCGTCCGGTCCGACGCGGGCGAGGCCGTTCCGGGCGCGTACGTCCGGCTGCTCGACTCGACCGGCGAGTTCACCGCCGAGGTGGTGACCTCGCCGGCCGGCCAGTTCCGGTTCTTCGCCGCGCCGGGTTCCTGGACCCTGCGGGCGCTCTCCCGGCACGGCAACGGCGACACCGCCGTGACCGCCGCGCGCGGCATCAACGAGGTCACCGTCACGGTCGCCTCCTGA
- a CDS encoding beta/alpha barrel domain-containing protein codes for MNGVEAAGQAPPTGPGRPASPRRWLPWLAAATVAWAVLLAALTWTSVRNDPPTVREQRTLTEAGPVVDRAVGVLVAAAGDTAVLTPPEVDRGCRVTPFADGAELSRGVDVFVAAGGEATLLERVADRLPADWRAGVRVTSDGPRLRADAGDFVTVSGGVAGDGRVRLMVDTGCRPVGDRYDVPAPDAAGAEADALGEALRALGAPAGQAPERVVTAPCPGGGAARSVRSAGVPAPASPAAALAPVTRLPVLDDPQAYAYRRGPVTVVADLSGDLVVVSVTTGCPA; via the coding sequence GTGAACGGCGTGGAAGCGGCGGGGCAGGCCCCGCCTACCGGTCCCGGGCGGCCGGCGTCCCCCCGACGGTGGCTGCCCTGGCTGGCTGCGGCCACGGTGGCCTGGGCGGTGCTGCTGGCGGCGCTGACCTGGACGTCGGTGCGCAACGATCCGCCGACGGTCCGGGAGCAGCGCACCCTGACCGAGGCCGGTCCCGTCGTCGACCGCGCGGTCGGCGTACTCGTCGCGGCGGCCGGCGACACCGCCGTGCTGACCCCGCCCGAGGTCGACCGGGGCTGCCGCGTCACCCCGTTCGCCGACGGCGCGGAGCTGTCGCGGGGGGTGGACGTCTTCGTCGCGGCCGGCGGGGAGGCGACGCTGCTGGAGCGGGTCGCCGACCGGCTGCCGGCGGACTGGCGGGCCGGGGTCCGGGTCACCTCGGACGGCCCCCGGTTGCGCGCCGACGCGGGCGATTTCGTCACCGTCTCCGGCGGGGTCGCGGGTGACGGCCGGGTCCGGCTGATGGTCGACACCGGCTGCCGGCCGGTGGGCGACCGCTACGACGTACCCGCGCCCGATGCCGCCGGTGCGGAGGCGGACGCCCTCGGGGAGGCGCTCCGGGCCCTTGGGGCTCCGGCCGGTCAGGCCCCCGAACGGGTGGTCACCGCGCCCTGCCCCGGCGGTGGCGCCGCCCGCTCCGTGCGCTCCGCCGGCGTCCCGGCCCCCGCGTCCCCGGCCGCCGCCCTGGCCCCCGTCACCCGACTCCCGGTGCTGGACGACCCGCAGGCGTACGCCTACCGCCGTGGCCCGGTCACCGTCGTCGCCGACCTCTCGGGTGACCTGGTCGTCGTCTCGGTCACCACCGGCTGCCCCGCCTGA
- a CDS encoding amylo-alpha-1,6-glucosidase — translation MKDLVSILDGNTFLVSDTRGDVEPSLDFPTGLFSFDTRHLSTWLLTLDGERLHALSVDTAESFRTRFFLVPGEPTHYLDAKVSVIRSRAIGGSFEEELTLLNHSGEEAEFVVRLDMAADFADLFEIKHVRSKQGHTTATVGDNELRLAYRREGFHRETVITTTSPAHVEVSGMTYRIRVAPRGEWTTRLHVSTVVYGARGEDVRANLPQYGGSRDPGAIRAEQDDLVARAPKLGCDCQPLAGAYRQSLNDLAALRYESITLGVRLVAAGLPWFMTLFGRDSIITSLQLLPFLPELISPTIMMLAGLQGHRIDDFRDEEPGKILHELRYGETAGFEEQPHSPYYGSADSTPLFVILLDEYERWTGDDRLVRALEAQARAALAWIDTYGDLLGTGYLWYQTRNPDTGLQNQCWKDSWDAISYRDGRLPGFPRATCELQGYAYDAKVRGARMARTIWGDPAYADRLEREAAELKMRFNRDFWIPEREYYALALDADGRQVDALTSNIGHLLWSGIVDESRAGRIAEHLLGPRLYSGWGVRTLADDQGRYNPVGYHVGTVWPFDNSIIAWGLWRYGFRREAGQICDAMLAASRFFGGRLPEAFAGYERSLTDYPVEYPTACSPQAWSAGTPLLLLRVMLGLEPQGEHLVIDPAVPEGMGRVELLDIPGRWGHVDALGRSRTPHDHPRG, via the coding sequence GTGAAGGACCTGGTCAGCATTCTCGACGGCAACACCTTCCTGGTCAGCGACACGCGCGGCGACGTCGAGCCGTCCCTCGACTTCCCGACCGGGCTCTTCTCGTTCGACACCCGGCACCTCTCCACCTGGCTGCTGACCCTCGACGGCGAGCGGCTGCACGCCCTCTCGGTGGACACCGCGGAGTCCTTCCGCACCCGGTTCTTCCTCGTTCCCGGCGAGCCGACGCACTACCTGGACGCGAAGGTCTCGGTGATCCGGAGCCGAGCCATCGGCGGCAGCTTCGAGGAGGAGCTGACCCTGCTCAACCACTCCGGGGAGGAGGCGGAGTTCGTCGTCCGCCTCGACATGGCCGCCGACTTCGCGGACCTGTTCGAGATCAAGCACGTCCGGAGCAAGCAGGGCCACACCACCGCCACCGTCGGCGACAACGAGCTGCGGCTGGCCTACCGCCGCGAGGGGTTCCACCGGGAGACGGTCATCACCACCACCTCGCCCGCGCACGTCGAGGTCTCCGGCATGACCTACCGGATCCGGGTCGCCCCGCGCGGCGAGTGGACGACCCGGCTGCACGTGTCGACCGTCGTTTACGGCGCGCGCGGCGAGGACGTCCGGGCCAACCTGCCGCAGTACGGGGGCAGCCGCGACCCGGGCGCCATCCGCGCCGAGCAGGACGACCTGGTCGCCCGGGCACCGAAGCTCGGCTGCGACTGCCAGCCGCTGGCCGGGGCGTACCGGCAGAGCCTCAACGACCTGGCCGCGCTGCGCTACGAGTCGATCACCCTCGGCGTGCGCCTGGTGGCCGCCGGCCTGCCGTGGTTCATGACCCTGTTCGGCCGGGACAGCATCATCACCTCGCTCCAGCTGCTGCCCTTCCTGCCGGAGCTGATTTCGCCGACCATCATGATGCTGGCCGGCCTCCAGGGGCACCGGATCGACGACTTCCGCGACGAGGAGCCGGGCAAGATCCTGCACGAGCTGCGCTACGGCGAGACGGCGGGCTTCGAGGAGCAGCCCCACTCGCCGTACTACGGCTCGGCCGACTCGACGCCGCTGTTCGTCATCCTGCTCGACGAGTACGAGCGGTGGACCGGCGACGACAGGCTGGTGCGGGCTCTGGAGGCCCAGGCCCGGGCCGCCCTCGCCTGGATCGACACGTACGGCGACCTGCTCGGTACCGGCTACCTCTGGTACCAGACCCGCAACCCGGACACCGGCTTGCAGAACCAGTGCTGGAAGGACTCCTGGGACGCCATCTCGTACCGCGACGGCCGGCTCCCCGGCTTCCCGCGCGCCACCTGCGAACTCCAGGGCTACGCGTACGACGCGAAGGTACGCGGCGCCCGGATGGCCCGGACGATCTGGGGCGACCCCGCGTACGCCGACCGGCTGGAGCGGGAGGCGGCCGAGCTCAAGATGCGGTTCAATCGGGACTTCTGGATCCCGGAGCGGGAGTACTACGCGCTCGCCCTGGACGCCGACGGCCGGCAGGTGGACGCCCTGACCTCGAACATCGGGCACCTGCTGTGGAGCGGCATCGTGGACGAGTCTCGGGCCGGCCGGATCGCCGAGCACCTGTTGGGTCCCCGGCTCTACTCCGGCTGGGGCGTCCGTACGCTCGCCGACGACCAGGGGCGGTACAACCCCGTCGGCTACCACGTCGGGACGGTATGGCCGTTCGACAACTCGATCATCGCCTGGGGGCTGTGGCGGTACGGGTTCCGCCGGGAGGCCGGGCAGATCTGCGACGCGATGCTGGCCGCGTCCCGGTTCTTCGGCGGACGGCTGCCGGAGGCCTTCGCCGGCTACGAGCGCAGCCTCACCGACTACCCGGTGGAGTACCCCACGGCGTGCAGCCCGCAGGCCTGGTCGGCGGGCACGCCGCTGCTGCTGCTGCGCGTGATGCTGGGGCTGGAGCCGCAGGGCGAGCACCTGGTCATCGACCCCGCCGTGCCCGAGGGCATGGGGCGCGTCGAGCTGCTCGACATCCCGGGCCGCTGGGGCCACGTCGACGCCCTGGGCCGCAGCCGCACGCCGCACGATCACCCGCGCGGCTGA
- a CDS encoding SCP2 sterol-binding domain-containing protein, whose protein sequence is MTEATERFFESLPARAPKVLVSPVSGTLQIHLTQDTRTVHWLAHLRPGAIEVSRNRGPADAIWYTSEELFDRLVTGRAQAISSVLRNESSFSGDVVLFLLFRRFFPDPPGARDPREAARAQLGRLR, encoded by the coding sequence GTGACCGAGGCGACGGAGCGGTTCTTCGAATCACTGCCGGCGCGCGCCCCGAAGGTGCTGGTCAGTCCGGTCAGCGGGACCCTGCAGATCCACCTCACGCAGGACACCCGGACGGTGCACTGGCTGGCCCACCTGCGCCCGGGAGCGATCGAGGTGAGCCGCAACCGGGGGCCCGCCGACGCGATCTGGTACACCAGCGAGGAGCTTTTCGACAGGCTCGTCACCGGCCGGGCCCAGGCGATCTCGTCGGTGCTGCGCAACGAGAGCAGCTTCAGCGGCGACGTCGTGCTCTTCCTGCTGTTCCGGCGGTTCTTCCCCGACCCGCCCGGCGCCCGGGACCCCCGCGAGGCCGCCCGCGCGCAGCTCGGGCGGCTGCGGTGA
- a CDS encoding DsrE family protein has translation MLGPMARSLVIKATAGADAPERCAQAFTVAATAAAAGVHVSLWLTGESTWFALPGRAQEFELPHSAPLAELLHVILTTGTVTACTQCAARRDIGPDDVLPGVRIAGAAVFVEEAMAEGAQALVY, from the coding sequence ATGCTGGGCCCCATGGCCCGCTCTCTCGTGATCAAGGCCACCGCCGGCGCGGACGCCCCGGAGCGGTGCGCCCAGGCCTTCACCGTCGCCGCCACCGCGGCCGCCGCCGGGGTGCACGTGTCGCTCTGGCTGACCGGGGAGTCGACCTGGTTCGCGCTGCCCGGGCGGGCGCAGGAGTTCGAGCTGCCGCACTCGGCCCCGCTGGCCGAGCTGCTGCACGTGATCCTCACCACGGGCACGGTGACGGCCTGCACCCAGTGCGCCGCCCGGCGGGACATCGGGCCGGACGACGTGCTGCCCGGCGTCCGCATCGCCGGCGCCGCGGTCTTCGTCGAGGAGGCGATGGCCGAGGGCGCCCAGGCCCTGGTCTACTGA
- the mtfM gene encoding small membrane protein MtfM — MVTEIGFVSLLVAGLGALAGGLVYLAVRISRGRW, encoded by the coding sequence ATGGTCACCGAGATCGGGTTCGTCAGCCTGCTGGTCGCCGGCCTGGGCGCGCTCGCCGGTGGCCTGGTCTACCTGGCCGTACGCATATCGAGAGGACGCTGGTGA
- a CDS encoding FABP family protein, which produces MSDENPLQPPPWLNAPPVDPYPYEESHDLRVGPKLHPTLDGLLPYVGVWRGRGRGGFPTIEDFDFAQEIRISHDGRPFLFYESRAWLLDEQSRPVRPAGREVGWWRPVMDGDRATDELEALMTVPTGVMELHIGKRKGTQIEFVTDAVVRTSTAKEVTAGHRLFGIVEGALLYAQEMAAVGHPLSPHLSARLTRVAG; this is translated from the coding sequence GTGAGCGACGAGAACCCGCTACAGCCGCCGCCGTGGCTGAACGCGCCGCCGGTCGACCCGTACCCCTACGAGGAGAGCCACGACCTGCGCGTCGGCCCGAAGCTGCACCCCACGCTGGACGGTCTGCTGCCGTACGTCGGGGTGTGGCGCGGCCGGGGGCGCGGCGGCTTCCCCACCATCGAGGACTTCGACTTCGCGCAGGAGATCCGGATCAGCCACGACGGCCGGCCGTTCCTGTTCTACGAGTCCCGCGCCTGGCTGCTCGACGAGCAGAGCCGCCCGGTCCGCCCGGCGGGCCGCGAGGTCGGCTGGTGGCGGCCGGTGATGGACGGCGACCGCGCCACCGACGAGCTGGAAGCGCTGATGACCGTCCCCACCGGGGTGATGGAGCTGCACATCGGCAAGCGCAAGGGCACCCAGATCGAGTTCGTCACCGACGCGGTGGTCCGCACGTCGACCGCCAAGGAGGTCACCGCCGGTCACCGCCTCTTCGGCATCGTCGAGGGCGCCCTGCTCTACGCGCAGGAGATGGCGGCCGTGGGCCACCCGCTCTCCCCGCACCTCTCCGCGCGCCTCACCCGGGTGGCCGGCTGA